GGAAGGCGCGCATTGCAAGCAACTGGTCCATGGGCGAGATTGGCGCTACGCGGCGTCACCACGAAGGTGAATCGGGCTAATGCTTAGCGCAACGGTAGGTAAATGATTTCCGACGTGCTCATCACGTCGCCAAACGTAGCTTCGATTTTGGCTGTGACGCGCGACGTGACTCGTCTTTATCGATCGTGTCTGCGTCGACGCGTTGCCGAGGCGTCCGATGCTACCACGACGCGATAGCCGACCCGTACCGCGTCGCTCGCGGCGTCGGCCGCGCAGGCATGGGTCATCAGCCTAGTGATATTTAGGAAGCCTGAAAAGCGCAAGAACGTGATGGACGCCGTGGCGGCTATCGACCAGCCAGCGATATTACGTCGCTCGTGTTCATCACCGAGCCGAAGGTATCCGCGATTTCAGCCAGAGCCGACAGATGCAACGTGGCGTGCCCGACGCGCAGTTCGCTATCGACGACGATGTCGCGGGTCGCGCATGCGTCGGCGGCCACGACGACTTCGAACCCCGCAGGCACCGCATCTCGCGCGGCGCCTGCTACGCAGGCGTGCGTCATCAGGCCGCCAATGACGAGGTGCGTGATGCCATCGTCTTTCAACGTTTGCGCGAGATCGGTGCTGGCAAACACGCTCACGGAGCTTTTCTCGACCACGCGATGGGCGGCCTTCGGTTGCATCTCGGCGTGAATCTCGACTTGCCGGCTGCCGGCGGCAAATAGCGGAGAGTCGGCCGGTGCAACGTGCTGCACGTGGACCACGCGCCACCCATGGCGGTCGGCGCATTCGACGAGTTGATGCGCGTTTCGCAATGCTGCCGCGCCATTCGGAATGGGCAGCGAACCCGTGAAGTATTCGTTCTGAAAGTCGATCAACAGCAACGCGGTGGTGCGAGCGGGCAGCGAAGCGGGTGGGCAGGCACCGAGAATGCTACGGAGTGTGCGGCTGGACATGACGGGTCCTTTTGGACGTGGTTGGAAAGGAACCGAGTCTAGGGTGGGATAGGCATCGCAACAACACTGCCGCCGAGACAAGGTCTGTGCGTGATTTGCACTGATCGCGAGACGCTATTCGGCAACCGGCAGTGACTTCACCTGACGCAGGTAGCTTTTACGTCATCGTCTGCGAGGTCGCAAAGATTTCCACGCGGTTGCGGCGCGAGATGATTTGTTGAACTTCTCGTCGCCCAATCCTTACCAACCGTCTCAAGAACTTATCGACTATCAGTAACCACGTGGCGGCTGTCCGCCACGCGTTGTCGACATAGGCATGAATCACATTCAGTACACTCGAATTGCCGGCCTCGACGGCTTACGCGCGCTTTCTGTCATAGCGGTATTTCTTGCGCATACCGGTCTCGCGGGCGTCGTGGGCGGCGGGTATGTCGGCGTCGATGCATTTTTCGTGTTGAGTGGCTACCTGATCACGAGCCGGCTGATCGCGGAGCATCGGCACACCGGCCGGATCGATTTGCCGGCGTTCTATTGGCGGCGCGCTCGCCGGCTTTACCCGGCCTTGTTGCTGATGCTTGCCGGTGTCACGATCTATTGTCTGATATTTCCCGCTTCCTTGAGAGTGGGATTCGAAGTCCTGCCCGCTTTCTTCTATGTGATGAACTGGGTGCGCGCGTTCGGCATCTACGACGCGCATTTCACGGGGCATACGTGGACGCTCGCGATCGAGGAGCAGTTTTACCTCGTCTGGCCGCTCATCCTGTTGGGCGTGTTGAAATTCTGGCCACGTCGGCTCGTGCTCGCAGTCGCACTCCTTGCGATGGCGGTGATCGGGTGGCGTTCGTTTCTGATGTCGCATCACCTTTCGATGGCGCGCATTTATTGTGGCTTCGATACGCACTCCGACGGGCTGCTGATGGGGGCTTTGCTGGCGGTGATGCCGCGCCAATGGACGGCTTGGGCCGGCAAGTTATGGCCCCTCGCCGCCGCCATTCTGTTTTTCGTGATGTTG
The nucleotide sequence above comes from Paraburkholderia aromaticivorans. Encoded proteins:
- a CDS encoding acyltransferase family protein, which translates into the protein MNHIQYTRIAGLDGLRALSVIAVFLAHTGLAGVVGGGYVGVDAFFVLSGYLITSRLIAEHRHTGRIDLPAFYWRRARRLYPALLLMLAGVTIYCLIFPASLRVGFEVLPAFFYVMNWVRAFGIYDAHFTGHTWTLAIEEQFYLVWPLILLGVLKFWPRRLVLAVALLAMAVIGWRSFLMSHHLSMARIYCGFDTHSDGLLMGALLAVMPRQWTAWAGKLWPLAAAILFFVMLSETGLDFSLQALGYPLTPLAAALIIAKVVTAQQSVLVRALDIAPLAGLGRVSYGFYLWHYVVLQSMLYGGHETMGAFFGAFSHPNIAMVTITFVISMALTLVSWFVVEKRAMRLRFPWRRNAAMA
- a CDS encoding cysteine hydrolase family protein, coding for MSSRTLRSILGACPPASLPARTTALLLIDFQNEYFTGSLPIPNGAAALRNAHQLVECADRHGWRVVHVQHVAPADSPLFAAGSRQVEIHAEMQPKAAHRVVEKSSVSVFASTDLAQTLKDDGITHLVIGGLMTHACVAGAARDAVPAGFEVVVAADACATRDIVVDSELRVGHATLHLSALAEIADTFGSVMNTSDVISLAGR